CAGCcaatatatgattttaaaaaagggtAAGTCAAGAGACATTATAACTACACAGGTATCGAGTCATAAGCCTGCACCACTCTCTCATAATAGATAAAGAGATTGATACACGATTTTAATGGTGGGATTGAATAATTGGTGATAGTTATTCAccaatttataatgttaatattaaaaaaaagataagattatagtatctaaatcaaaataaagtctTAAAAATTGAGGATAGAATTTTAAAGTTaagatagatgaataataagataataatttataaaaacgaTAAGAAACTTGAAAAATGGCGTAGTACATAATTCAATTGATTGGGTAACACAACTAATCGATTGAATTGGGCAAATCTATATTGTTCTGATGACTTCAATCGATTCGGTAACACAACCAATGTTTTGgagcattcaatcgattgagtagTATAAGAaatcgattgaattttaaaaaaccaACATTTTAGTTTGCGAAAACTATGCTCCCTTGCAAATTTCAATCCATTGTTTTGtggtaatccaatcgattgattttcaaaataaaacacGATTTCACAATTTTGCCGAACGTCACGGatcaaatataaacttttaatcgattgaaatagcaaaaaaatttattacgaTCAATGGAAGGTctaattcattattattttttattttgattgttaataaacataatagatgaataataaaataataatttataaaataaaaaataatttttataattaaataaaatatatagaattaatttgtaattaaaattaaaaaaaatatttaatataacttGAAAAGTGACTTCAAAGATAAGACAATGGACTTAAACACTTCTTTTCCTATCTTGTTAGTTTGGCGCAGAACTCAGTTGATTGAAGAATACACAGAGagagtgtgagagagagagagaatcataAGCCATGGCCGCGTTGATGATGGTTGGTGCCACTGCTACAGTTACTCCCTGGGCGAAGGTGGTTGCTCCACCCATCATTCTCCATCACCATCGAAGAATCACCGCCACCTTCTTCCTCCGAAGAGCTTTCTCACTCAAagcttcttctctctctcatcaACACCAAGAACCTTCACCCGTTCGCGTCCGTTTCGCGCCTTCTCCTACCGGTAACCTCCACGTCGGCGGCGCCAGAACTGCACTCTTCAATTACTTGTTCGCAAGGtccctttttcttatctttttctggattaatttttctttttaatttttattttttaagtttatcgTCTTCTATTGGTTTTTGGGTTTGGTTAGGTTTCTTTTGTTCCTATCCAGCATTTCGTAATATTTAATCTATATCCACTTCGATATCTGCATATTTTAATGGTGAAAGAAGTTAGAAGTTAGAAATGTGACATCAATATACCAAAGCTGAAAATTGTTTCaggatttttttaatcttaaaagaagttagaaatgtgaatttatatTAGGTTCAATTGTCAGTGTGTCTCAAAACTATGAAACAAAGTTTAAGTCACATTGCTAACTTAAGCTCAGGAAAAAAGAGGGGGTGGGATAACCCACTCAAATTTCTGGTGTAAATGTGGAAAAATCGTTTAAGGAGTTTTTTGTTTGTAGTAATTGTTTTGAACTTCTCCTCTTCTTAATGCAATTCTTTTTCAGTATAAAAAAGGTAGTTGTGTTTTGGACGTTTTGATTGGATTTGACTTGAAACTTGCTATAATTTTTCTGATGTTTTGTGCTTTTATGAATTGCAATTTCAGGTCCAAAGGTGGGACATTTGTGTTGAGAATTGAGGATACTGACTTGGAGAGGTCTACCAAGGAATCTGAGGAAGCCCTTCTTCGGGATCTTTCATGGCTTGGCCTTGGATGGGATGAAGGTATTTTATGCTgcctttcattttttgttttgtcgtctgaaaatttctatttttcattttaatttgcaATTCGATAAGATTTGTTCATGATTaatttctatgattgtaatgtGGTGGACTTGTCAGGCCCTGGTGTTGGTGGGGATTATGGTCCATATAGGCAATCCGAGAGGAACTCTTTGTACAAACAATATGCTGAGAAACTCCTCGAATCTGGCCAGGTTTATCGATGCTTTTGTTCTAATGAGGTATTTATCCCCCCAAGCTCTAGATGACCCGTACTTGACATAGCTCAGGGAAATGTGATGTACACTTTCCTGCCCTTGTTCATTAAGTGAGGACTTGCCCatatgctttaaaatttttgttatgtGAAATTTTCCTTTCAATGGGCATTTTCTGTCTCTACAATAAGAAACAGGACTTCTTGAATTGTGAAATTAGATAGTTGTGTTATTACTTCggttcaaattcaaaatatggTTCATGGGGTGGGGAAGGTTCAAATGCATTTGTGCTTCTTCCCATGTTAAGTGACTTGATTGATTGTTGAAAGAAGAGTTGGTGGGAATTAAATGGCTTTGGTGTTATTGATTGACTTCATGTCATTCTTCTGCCGTATTCTCACAAGCCATAAGTTGTTTTGTTTCCATGATCATGATCTTTAGTTCACCTTTGAAAATTGCATTGACGAGGGTCTCATAGTTTTTGGGGATATATACCATTTAGAAAGAAATACAAATACTAGATTATGAGGCTGCACCATTGGAGTTTGCTCATCATTTACTCTACTAATTTTGAAGAATTCATGTCTTCGATTGAAATTGTTTTAAGGTTAGTTCTTGACCCATATTTATTTTGACAGGAACTAGAGAAAATGAAGGAGGTTGCCAAATTAAAGCAACTGCCTCCAGTGTACACAGGTAAATGGGCCAATGCAACAAATGAGGAAGTAGAAGAAGAGCTGACAAAGGGAACTCCTTATACATATCGGTTTCGTGTCCCCAAaggaaatttaaaaattaatgacatAATACGTGGCGAAGTGAGTTCTTACTGCCATTTCTagattttactttatttaatttaatggtATGATGGATGATTTCCTACCCCATGTGATAAAGATAACGTACTTCACAGGCATCTTTAGTATATGCATTGTAAACTTGGTCTCCAGAAGTCAACCGATATCTTGAAAGTATTTTCATCTCAGAAACAACTATTAATGATCCCTTTAGAAACAGCAGAATGATACACCTTCATGAAATTAAAACCTTATTCTGTTAATAAACATTTGAAAATTTGTCAGTCAGTAATGAAACAATGTAAAGTGAacaatatttcttttaaataacaTAGACTTCCTATTAACTTCTTTTGGTAGTGTCTTGAAGGTTAGTTGGAGCTTGGATACGCTTGGAGATTTTGTGATAATGAGGAGTAATGGTCAGCCTGTTTACAACTTTTGTGTAACAGTGGATGATGCTACCATGGCTATTTCCCATGTTATAAGGTAGTGATTATAATTTCATAGTCAGTATTCTTGAATATTATTCACTAATTCTGTTTATTTGCAACTCAGAGCAGAGGAGCATTTACCAAACACTCTAAGGCAGGCATTAATATATAAGGTAAaagtatatactatatatacatattttgtCTAGCATTATTCTTTCccttaaaaaaatttcactGAGTCGAACCAAAAGTGAAAATCTGAGTTCAATTGAGAACATATCGTTAGTGTAAGTTGGTATTTATTTTGGGAATGAGCTGACATAGATTATGTTGAAGAAATGGAGTTATGTTGGAATTGTGAAATTTGATGTTCTGAGAGAATAGATAGACCAAGCCAGTGAGGAAATTTTGGAGCTTGGAAAATTGGAATATTTGGAAAGCAAACAGTGATCTAGGGTATAACAGACTGCTTTTAGTCAGATAACATCATTTAATGATGGTGCCAATGGTGGCAAAACTGGTTATGTGATAAAGGTAAATATGCCTTGATCCACAATCAAGGTTTTGATCCTCCTTTTTTTCCTCCCTTGTTTATAAATGCTTGATCCATGATACATGATAGACATGATAGGGCTAAATGACGTTGTTTGGTTCATGTAGCTAACCCCACCTAGTGGGATAAGactttgttgttttgttgtttaatGAAATAAACGAGCACACTGTATCTGGTTCTCTGCCTTAGAACCAGCAATGAGAGAATTTATGATTGATGTCAAATTTTCTGAAACCCTAGAGAGAATGTTCACTACTCTGAGGAAGATAGATATCAACACATGGAGAACCCGTCCctcccccaaaaaaaaaaaaccaatatCGCTTACTAATCCCCTTGTTGCTTTATTACAGACATTACTTGTTCTAGTTAACTGATTTTCTTGTCACCGTTCATGAATGTGTTTGCAGGCTTTAGGTTTTCCCATGCCTTATTTTGCACATGTTTCCTTGATTTTGGCTCCTGATCGGAGTAAATTATCAAAACGACATGGTGCAACATCAGTGGGTCAGGTGAGATtgattcttcttcatttacacAATGTATTTGTCATAGAAGTTATGATTTGCGATCTCACTTGATCCCCCcctcctttctctctcttctattaATATCATGTTTCACCCCAATATGTACTAGTAAAGCTAGTAAAGCTTCTCTTACATGGATAATTAGTCCAAACTCTAATACCTGCTGTCTCACAGTTCAGGGAGATGGGATACCTACCTGAAGCAATGGTGAATTACCTTGCATTATTAGGCTGGGGTGATGGAACTGAAAATGAGTTTTTCACCCTTAATCAACTCGGTTAgtggttttttgtttttaattccaCTATTGTAGTACTGTAAAGACAGTATGTTATTGAGAGTTGAGACTGATTGCTTACCAAACAGGAGTTTATTTGAACATGTCTTTACggatatctttttttttttttttggtctaaCAGTTGAAAAATTCACTATTGAACGTGTTAACAAAAGTGGTGCTGTTTTTGATTCCACGAAGTTAAGGTAACTTTTGTTTTGATTTGCTTTGTATTTTGAGATGAGATGAAAACTTACGGTTGCTAATTTTATGTTCTGAATGTCAAGTTCCTGTTTTCTTACTCAGGATATACATGGTGTTTTATATGCATATAGTTGTTGAATGCATTATTAGTTAGTGTTgactaaatcaaatcaaaatcagattCCTAATTTATTTCATGAATCTTTTCTGtaaatagaattaattataatatcttTTCCGGTTTTAGTTTAGCTTATTTTTAGGGACTTTATGATTAGAAATCTTTCCTTATTTTAGGctagtattttttttcattttctagttatttctatttctataATTCCTCTGTAAAGAGATGATTTCCTGTAAATTTGAATATACATAATATTCAGACACTTCAAGTTGGTATCAGAGCAGAATCTCTGCACTGTGCCTCTGATTTATAGATATGGCTGACAATTCCTTAGTCATTAATCATGAACAAAAGGAGAACACCATTCTTACTCCGTCAGATTTAAAATCTGAGCAATGTGTACTAGTTAGTGGTGACTCCCATTCAGTTCAGATTACCACATTTCGACTCAATGGGTCAAACTACCTTAGGTGGTCTCAATCAGTTCAGATGGACATTCGTGGAAGAGGGAAGATTGAATATCTCACCGGTGAGCGAAGCCAGCCTAACGCCACTGACACACAATATAATGTGTGGGATACCGAATTCCATGGTGATGACATGACTGGTGAACTCAATGGAGGAGGATATCAGTAGTAACTATATGTACTATATCACTGCCAAAGAATTGTGGGATAGTGTCAAGGAGATGTACTCTGATCTTGGGAATACATCCCAAATTTATGAACTTACTCTAAAAGCTAGAGAAATTCAACAAGGGAGTGACAATGTCACCAAATATTTCCACACATTGAAGCGGGTGCGGCAGGATCTTGACCACTTCAATAACTACAAGTGGATTTCAGCCGCTGATGCCAAACACCACCAACAAACAGTGGAAGAAGGGAGGATATTTCTATTTCTTGCAGGCCTCAATGTGGAGCTAGATGAAGTTCGTGGCAGAATTATTGGAAGAGCAATCCTACCCTCAATTGGAGAAGTTTTTGCTGAGGTTAGAATAGAGGAAACTCGACTGAACAGACTTCTTTGGAGTCTAATGCACTCTTAGTGGCACCTGCTGCACTTAAAAGTTCATCAAATCAGAAGCATCCCTCCAATCTTTGGTGTGACCACTGCAATAAACCTCGCCACACCCGAGAAACCTGCTGGAAGATTCATGGAAAACCAGCACATCTTAAAGGCAGCAAACCTGGTCCCAAAATACGTTCTACGCCAACTTCTCATGAGGTTGAAAAATCATCCTTGAGTAAGGAATAGGTTGAGCAGCTCATAAGGCTGTTAAATTCTAGTTCTGTATCTAGTACTCCTAGTGGTTCTTTGGCTCAAACAGGTAATTTTAGTATTTCTATGTCCCTTAACTGCACCTCAAACTTGAATGCACCATGGATTGTCGATTCAGGAAATGAGAAAATGAGAAAATTAGAGTTGCTGATGGTAGTTTTTCATCCGTTGCTGGAAAAGGTACAATTAAATTGTCCAAAAACATTGACCTAAGAAATGTCCTACATATACTAAATATTTCTTGTAATTTTCTCTCTATTAGTAAAATCTGCAAGGATTCCAATTGTGTTGTTACATTCTTTGACACTCATGGTATTTTTCAGGACCGGACCTCGGGGAAGATGATTGGCAGTGCTAAGATGATGGACGGGCTCTATCATTTTGAGGATATTTCGGAAGATAAAGTAGCTCAAGGATTTAGTGGTATAAGTTCTATGCCTATAAATGACCAAATAATGCTCTGACACAACAGACTAGGACAccctaattttttatatctcaAACATTTGTTTCCAAGTTTGTTTAAGAATATTGATTCTTCCTTACTTAAATGTGAAAGTTGTATTCGTGCAAAGAGCCATAGAGTTCCTTATTACTCTCAACCTTATCATGCATCTAAACCTTTCCAGTTGATTCATAGTGATGTATGGGGTCCATCGAAAATAACGACTCAATTTGGAAAGAAATGGTTTGTGACTTTTATCGATGACCACACACACGACTATGTTGGATCTATCTCATGCATGAAAAATCTGAggtttctaaaatttttcagtatttttcaaaaatggtaGAAACTCAATTTGACACAAAAATTTCAATACTAAGAAGTGATAATGGTACTGAATTCTTTAACAAAAATCTTGGTgaatttcttcaaaaaaaaaaggtattcAACATCAATCTACATGCCCCAATACACCCCAACAAAATGGCATTGCTGAAAGGAAGAATAAACATCTTGAAGTAGCACGTGCCATTATGTTTGAGGGTAATGTTCCAAAGTATTTATGGGGAGATGCTGTCCTA
This sequence is a window from Arachis duranensis cultivar V14167 chromosome 2, aradu.V14167.gnm2.J7QH, whole genome shotgun sequence. Protein-coding genes within it:
- the LOC107472699 gene encoding glutamate--tRNA ligase, chloroplastic/mitochondrial, with product MAALMMVGATATVTPWAKVVAPPIILHHHRRITATFFLRRAFSLKASSLSHQHQEPSPVRVRFAPSPTGNLHVGGARTALFNYLFARSKGGTFVLRIEDTDLERSTKESEEALLRDLSWLGLGWDEGPGVGGDYGPYRQSERNSLYKQYAEKLLESGQVYRCFCSNEELEKMKEVAKLKQLPPVYTGKWANATNEEVEEELTKGTPYTYRFRVPKGNLKINDIIRGEVSWSLDTLGDFVIMRSNGQPVYNFCVTVDDATMAISHVIRAEEHLPNTLRQALIYKALGFPMPYFAHVSLILAPDRSKLSKRHGATSVGQFREMGYLPEAMVNYLALLGWGDGTENEFFTLNQLVEKFTIERVNKSGAVFDSTKLRWMNGQHLRARPLQEVAQLIGDHWKASGLLTVSTGPFVDEAIELLKDGIDLIPDADTALSNLLSYPIHSTLQSHEAESVIQDNLSNFFVSLLAAYDNGELVAALEEGHDGWKKWVKAFGKSLKRKGKSLFMPLRLLLTGKLHGPDMGASVVLLYKAGTTSIVAPEAGFVTLDERFKILRQIDWETLSKDHPVKETAGSVSN